A single region of the Thermococcus paralvinellae genome encodes:
- a CDS encoding glycine C-acetyltransferase gives MGKLDWITEELNELKEKGLYVKIRVLQSAQGPWVVVDGKKVLNMCSNNYLGLAAHPKIKEAAIRAILDYGVGAGAVRTIAGTMELHVELEEKLAKFKKREAAILFQSGYNANLGAISALITKKDNGVFISEELNHASIIDGMRLSGAPKVIYKHLDMEDLKKKLEETKNYKKKLIVTDGVFSMDGDLAPLPEIVELAEQYDAMVYVDDAHGEGVLGDHGRGIVDHYKLHDRVDFEMGTLSKAFGVIGGYVAGPEEAIEYLRQRGRPFLFSSALNPPDVAAAIAAVEILQHSDELVKKLWDNTHFLQKGLRDLGYDLGNTKHPITPVMLYDEKLAQEFSRRLYEEYNIFAQAIVYPTVPLGTARIRLEPSAAHSKEDLQYVIDAFEDLGKKTGFLK, from the coding sequence ATGGGAAAGCTTGACTGGATTACTGAGGAATTAAACGAACTTAAAGAAAAAGGTCTTTACGTCAAAATTAGAGTTCTTCAAAGCGCCCAAGGGCCATGGGTTGTCGTTGATGGGAAGAAAGTTTTGAACATGTGTTCAAACAACTATCTTGGCTTGGCTGCACATCCAAAGATTAAGGAGGCAGCAATAAGAGCTATTCTCGACTATGGTGTTGGTGCTGGAGCAGTAAGAACCATTGCCGGAACCATGGAACTCCATGTTGAACTTGAGGAGAAGCTTGCAAAGTTCAAGAAGAGAGAAGCTGCAATCCTCTTCCAAAGCGGCTACAATGCTAACTTGGGTGCAATAAGTGCTCTCATCACAAAGAAGGATAATGGTGTCTTTATCAGTGAGGAACTCAACCATGCGAGCATAATTGATGGCATGCGCTTGAGCGGTGCACCAAAGGTTATCTATAAACACCTTGATATGGAGGACTTAAAGAAGAAACTTGAGGAGACAAAGAACTACAAGAAGAAGCTCATTGTTACCGACGGTGTCTTCTCAATGGATGGTGACCTTGCACCATTACCAGAGATTGTTGAGTTAGCCGAGCAGTATGATGCAATGGTTTACGTTGACGATGCTCACGGTGAAGGTGTCCTTGGAGATCATGGTAGAGGTATTGTTGATCACTACAAGCTTCACGACAGGGTTGACTTTGAAATGGGTACGCTGAGTAAAGCATTTGGTGTCATCGGTGGTTACGTTGCCGGTCCGGAGGAAGCTATAGAGTATTTAAGACAGAGAGGAAGACCATTCTTGTTCTCATCAGCACTTAACCCACCAGACGTTGCTGCTGCAATAGCTGCCGTTGAGATCCTTCAGCACAGTGATGAGCTCGTCAAGAAGCTCTGGGACAACACTCACTTCCTCCAGAAAGGTCTGAGAGACCTCGGCTATGACCTCGGAAACACTAAGCATCCAATTACTCCAGTTATGCTATATGATGAGAAACTAGCTCAGGAGTTCTCAAGGAGGTTATATGAGGAGTATAACATCTTTGCACAAGCAATCGTTTATCCAACAGTCCCATTAGGAACCGCTCGTATTAGACTTGAGCCATCAGCAGCTCACAGCAAGGAAGACTTGCAATATGTTATTGATGCCTTTGAAGATCTTGGAAAGAAAACTGGTTTCTTAAAGTAG